In a genomic window of Lycium ferocissimum isolate CSIRO_LF1 chromosome 9, AGI_CSIRO_Lferr_CH_V1, whole genome shotgun sequence:
- the LOC132029522 gene encoding uncharacterized protein LOC132029522 isoform X4 encodes MMEKLKETWRALLNSRSCLGCCVKPPHVISVDRPSKGQKVQGQRLRKRSSRDDFWSSSTCEMENSAFHSQRSASSISTSNQGLQAHSSSSTAHNNSEFVNHGLILWSKTRQEWIGNKTPQKRTSPRESKLSFDASYETLLGTNRPFPQPIPLSEMVDFLVDVWEQEGLYD; translated from the exons ATGATGGAAAAGTTGAAGGAGACATGGAGGGCACTTCTTAAT AGCAGAAGTTGTCTTGGGTGCTGTGTAAAGCCTCCACATGTTATTTCAGTGGATAGGCCATCCAAAGGACAGAAAGTTCAGGGTCAACGCTTGAGGAAACGCAGTTCAAGGGACGACTTTTGGAGCAGTAGTACTTGTGAGATGGAGAATAGTGCATTTCATTCACAACGAAGTGCCTCATCAATTAGTACTTCAAATCAGGGCCTTCAAGCTCACAGTAGTTCCAGCACCGCACACAACAATTCTGAATTTGTAAATCATG GTCTAATTCTTTGGAGTAAAACTAGGCAGGAATGGATTGGAAATAAAACACCTCAGAAGCGTACTTCACCTCGAGAATCGAAATTAAG CTTTGATGCGAGTTACGAAACTTTGCTGGGGACCAACAGGCCTTTTCCTCAGCCAATCCCTCTATCT GAAATGGTAGACTTTCTTGTTGATGTCTGGGAACAGGAGGGACTGTATGATTGA
- the LOC132029522 gene encoding uncharacterized protein LOC132029522 isoform X3, whose translation MQLCRSLASWISHIFACMGSCLGCCVKPPHVISVDRPSKGQKVQGQRLRKRSSRDDFWSSSTCEMENSAFHSQRSASSISTSNQGLQAHSSSSTAHNNSEFVNHGLILWSKTRQEWIGNKTPQKRTSPRESKLSFDASYETLLGTNRPFPQPIPLSEMVDFLVDVWEQEGLYD comes from the exons ATGCAACTTTGTAGATCATTAGCCTCCTGGATTTCACATATCTTTGCTTGCATGGG AAGTTGTCTTGGGTGCTGTGTAAAGCCTCCACATGTTATTTCAGTGGATAGGCCATCCAAAGGACAGAAAGTTCAGGGTCAACGCTTGAGGAAACGCAGTTCAAGGGACGACTTTTGGAGCAGTAGTACTTGTGAGATGGAGAATAGTGCATTTCATTCACAACGAAGTGCCTCATCAATTAGTACTTCAAATCAGGGCCTTCAAGCTCACAGTAGTTCCAGCACCGCACACAACAATTCTGAATTTGTAAATCATG GTCTAATTCTTTGGAGTAAAACTAGGCAGGAATGGATTGGAAATAAAACACCTCAGAAGCGTACTTCACCTCGAGAATCGAAATTAAG CTTTGATGCGAGTTACGAAACTTTGCTGGGGACCAACAGGCCTTTTCCTCAGCCAATCCCTCTATCT GAAATGGTAGACTTTCTTGTTGATGTCTGGGAACAGGAGGGACTGTATGATTGA
- the LOC132029522 gene encoding uncharacterized protein LOC132029522 isoform X1, which yields MQLCRSLASWISHIFACMGGTFSKYSFVFCFWVFGIISSSHHWYMMEKLKETWRALLNSRSCLGCCVKPPHVISVDRPSKGQKVQGQRLRKRSSRDDFWSSSTCEMENSAFHSQRSASSISTSNQGLQAHSSSSTAHNNSEFVNHGLILWSKTRQEWIGNKTPQKRTSPRESKLSFDASYETLLGTNRPFPQPIPLSEMVDFLVDVWEQEGLYD from the exons ATGCAACTTTGTAGATCATTAGCCTCCTGGATTTCACATATCTTTGCTTGCATGGG AGGCACGTTTTCGAAGTATTCCTTTGTGTTCTGCTTTTGGGTTTTTGGGATAATATCTTCGAGCCATCATTGGTACATGATGGAAAAGTTGAAGGAGACATGGAGGGCACTTCTTAAT AGCAGAAGTTGTCTTGGGTGCTGTGTAAAGCCTCCACATGTTATTTCAGTGGATAGGCCATCCAAAGGACAGAAAGTTCAGGGTCAACGCTTGAGGAAACGCAGTTCAAGGGACGACTTTTGGAGCAGTAGTACTTGTGAGATGGAGAATAGTGCATTTCATTCACAACGAAGTGCCTCATCAATTAGTACTTCAAATCAGGGCCTTCAAGCTCACAGTAGTTCCAGCACCGCACACAACAATTCTGAATTTGTAAATCATG GTCTAATTCTTTGGAGTAAAACTAGGCAGGAATGGATTGGAAATAAAACACCTCAGAAGCGTACTTCACCTCGAGAATCGAAATTAAG CTTTGATGCGAGTTACGAAACTTTGCTGGGGACCAACAGGCCTTTTCCTCAGCCAATCCCTCTATCT GAAATGGTAGACTTTCTTGTTGATGTCTGGGAACAGGAGGGACTGTATGATTGA
- the LOC132029522 gene encoding uncharacterized protein LOC132029522 isoform X2 has protein sequence MLFKDRNRGTFSKYSFVFCFWVFGIISSSHHWYMMEKLKETWRALLNSRSCLGCCVKPPHVISVDRPSKGQKVQGQRLRKRSSRDDFWSSSTCEMENSAFHSQRSASSISTSNQGLQAHSSSSTAHNNSEFVNHGLILWSKTRQEWIGNKTPQKRTSPRESKLSFDASYETLLGTNRPFPQPIPLSEMVDFLVDVWEQEGLYD, from the exons atgttgtttaaggatCGAAATAGAGGCACGTTTTCGAAGTATTCCTTTGTGTTCTGCTTTTGGGTTTTTGGGATAATATCTTCGAGCCATCATTGGTACATGATGGAAAAGTTGAAGGAGACATGGAGGGCACTTCTTAAT AGCAGAAGTTGTCTTGGGTGCTGTGTAAAGCCTCCACATGTTATTTCAGTGGATAGGCCATCCAAAGGACAGAAAGTTCAGGGTCAACGCTTGAGGAAACGCAGTTCAAGGGACGACTTTTGGAGCAGTAGTACTTGTGAGATGGAGAATAGTGCATTTCATTCACAACGAAGTGCCTCATCAATTAGTACTTCAAATCAGGGCCTTCAAGCTCACAGTAGTTCCAGCACCGCACACAACAATTCTGAATTTGTAAATCATG GTCTAATTCTTTGGAGTAAAACTAGGCAGGAATGGATTGGAAATAAAACACCTCAGAAGCGTACTTCACCTCGAGAATCGAAATTAAG CTTTGATGCGAGTTACGAAACTTTGCTGGGGACCAACAGGCCTTTTCCTCAGCCAATCCCTCTATCT GAAATGGTAGACTTTCTTGTTGATGTCTGGGAACAGGAGGGACTGTATGATTGA